Below is a genomic region from Phragmites australis chromosome 20, lpPhrAust1.1, whole genome shotgun sequence.
TTCACTCTGCTTcacagaaaagagaaaaaacttcACCCAAGAAGCACAATGCATTCGAagaacaaaaaaaggaaaaaaatatgaagaaaagaaaaaaaacatcaagTAGCTGATTGTTCCTGTATAGTATAGAAAATATAACCCTCCTTATGAActcaactcaaggaaggacTCCAACAACCTTGAGGCAACGATCCTTCAACTCCCAGCAATAGGATGTAAGTTGAAAACCAAAAGGATGCCTTATTGCTATGATCTTACAGCTTGTAGCTTGATCGGTAGTTATTGATAGCTAGCCAGCAGCATCGAtcacaaaaggaaagaaaaatagtTATTAGTAGAATTTCCATGAACAGATCAGAGAGCCAGCCTCTCATCAGCTGGCCAGGGCGACGCAGGAGGTGCTCTCCTCGGCGCCATCCGCCGTGCTGGAGCACCAGGCGTCGTCGGAGATGAACTGCATCCAGGAGTCGTCCTTGTCCGCGTCGTCGTCGGCGCCGACGGAGGTGGACCCGACGGGCACGTCCGGCGACGGGGTCTGGTACTCCTGGCTGCCGCTGGCGAGCAGCTGCTGGCAAGCGCCCTCCACCAGCGCCATGCTGCACTGCGCTTGCAGTTGCAGGTCGTCCACCTCGGTGCCCATCGCGTTCTTCTTGAAGACCCGGCATAGCGCGTAGGTGTCCTGATCGAGAGAATGCAATTAAGCGCAGAGAAAAGCAAAACAAAGTCGATTAACACATATGATCTATCTATCTTTGGCAACAGTTCATGTGCTACACCgatgcatgattatgtttgTACTTTGTACTACATCCTACATACGCTAAGTGAATTTTGAGCAAATTAAACACAAACGATGCCCTTTACTAATGTTTACTGTGTTCTATTCTACTCTTGCTATCAGAAAAGAGAGGATTTGATTTGCTATTCAGCATGGAATAAAGCGGAAAGCGCGCGACACCGACATGCGTGGCCATGAGAGCGGGGGCGCGCCAAGAGGGCGCGCGAGATGGCTTGCTTTGCTTTAGTTTGCCCTTTAACACCTCATGATCAATGCACAGCCCAATCCAGATCGTGTCTGCTGATCTTAAGGAGAAGATTAGAAGATCAATATATGCATGGCAGTAAACAGCTGGTAATACAACTTGTTAAGACCCCGGGTAAATTTTCCCTTTGTTTCTGGTCAGCAAGGCAACAGATTTGTCTCATCGGAGGACAGAAAAGCAAAGCACGCCACTGCTACTACCGCGCGGTACGTACAGACGACGACGCAAGAAAGGAGTATTCAGAAAATTTGGGCCTTGTTCTCAAAGCCCTACTAGCTGGAGTGTCCTATATTATGTAACAAGTGCACGCAGTACATGATGATGATCATGTAACCATATGTAAAGAGGCAAAGACCAAGATGACACGAGAGCAGTGCAAACGAGCTAGCTAGTATTGTAGCTATTCAATTCTTATGACTGCAGTGCTGCAGTTGAGCGCTACAATGCAGATTCGATCGGCACTTACGTCGTGTATCGCGTACGTACGTACAGCTGCAGGTAGGTACTAACCTGGATGGGCAGTGTGTCCTCGGCGTCCTTGTCGTCGAGACGGTACTCGTGCATGACCCAGTCGGTGCGGACGCCCTGGGGCGCGCGGCCGCGGTAGTAGACGAGCGTCTTCTTCATGCCGATGGGGCGGCGGCCGCCGTGGTGCAGCACGCGCCGGTCCTTGCCCGTCGACTTCCAGTACCCGGCCCGCGTCGCCCGGTTGGTGCGGAACCCATTGGGGTACTTGCGGTCCCGTGGCCCGAAGAAGTACCACTCCGGGTCACGGCTCGGCAGGAACGACTTGTCTTCATCATATCACCATGCATGCAAATCGATTAAGACATGCATCCATCACTATGCAACGTATAGTACATGATCACTAGCCAGAGATCGATCGATCATCTATCAGGACACTAGCTTCGTTCTGTGGATGCaggcatcatgcatgcatgcatgcttgcaacaGACGTCGATCGCGAGTATATATGTGCGTACCTGCGAGCTCCCACGGCTCGCACTTGTAGAGGTCGACCTCGGGGATGATGTCGAGCTCGATCTTGAGGCCGTGGATCTTGCGCTTCAGGTAGTAGTTCACCAGCTCCTCGTCGGTCGGGTGGAACCGGAACCCCGGCGGGAGCCCCACCGGCGCCATATATCGTATGTAGGTGGTGATGATCGATTGATGTCGCCGGCCGGTCGGCGATCAAGCTGGTCAGCTGGAGGAGGGACGGCCGGCCGCCGGTGCAGCAGCGGCGAGCTACGAGGATCCCTGCGCGCGCAGGTTGTGGGCGTGGCCAAAGACACCTTGCTTCTTATCTGGTCCTCTTTGGGCACCGCTGCTGCGGATCGATGCCTTTGCCAGCTACCCCCCTTATAAGTAGGTTTTTTCTCAAGATCGCGCGCGTCAGCTGGGGAAGAGTACCAGTCGACACAGTCATGCCTCTGTCACGATTTTGGGCGATCGGATGGCCACCTTTAGTTCCTCTTTTCCAGATTCCCGAGCTAGTAGCCCTCACAAGCTTGACCCTTTTCCACGGGCTCCATCGATCGATCCGGCCCCGGCCTCTagatctctctttctctctctccaaccccctgattttgataaaaaaacgTATGCCTGACTCTCTCATCTAACTGCAGTGGGCCACTGGTTTTACTAGACTCTAGCTATCTATGTCTTTCGCTGAGAATTGAGATCAGTGCATATCTTGTccattttcttgatttatttatGAGTGATAAATGGTTCTATGATCTATCTCCAAGAGTTGCGTCCCTCATATCCTGTGGTTTTTGTAAATGTATGTTGTGGGCGCCGATGATAGTCACTCGATCGGTGGATAATATTATTGggccaatctaaaccaccggataaGAAAAATGGACggcatgcactcatttaggtgtactgtaaaagtcctctatATATATACGCGAATATAGTATCAGATCTTCTTATCATTAagttgcatttatttcctcttgaTATATATCTCAAATGGTATGCGCAATACTAGTAACGAAGTTTTCCGCTCTTTAAATATTGGTGGCTACATatgcacataatatttttggattttttttgtgtaaagGAAATACAATTAGATACACATGTGTGGTGGATAGAGTACGTAGTTATTGGGAGATCGATTTTGTACCAACATTTTTCATATGTATGTAGTGGGCTAGTGGCTCAATTGATACAATTGATGTATGCACTGCGTgacaaaaagaagaaacagTGAAAGAAAGAATGGTTGGGAAAATATCTTTAGAAGTCTTGAGGAAGAAGGGGATACAGAGAAGCTTTGCTGTCGTAGCGAGCCGCGCTTGCTTTGGTGTGCGACATGCATGCATCAGCTTTTCCTTTGGGATCGGACAGAAGTGTTCTTCACCTTTCGATCCATGGTTCCACAAcgcaagtgatgatgatgatgatgagcgaAAGTACATTATGCAAATCAGAGAAAATGCAGGTACAAGAACTGATGGACGTTGATGCATCTATGTCTTGTCAGTTTTTACTCAAACCAAAGCTATACACAATCGTCTAGTCTCTGACTAATCTGGCCGGTGGGGATATGCATGGAACTTTTGAAGTCCAAGTTTGGACTCTGGAGTTTGGACGATCCATCTGTCTTCATTCCGCTATATTGAGCGATTCGCACAGTCGTACTGTCTCGATTATATTAGGTAGGAACAGAACTGAAAGAGCATGCAATAATCTAGCTTAAGTACTCCATGGCCAACAAGCTCCAATAATTAAGTTTTGCGCGGGCGCGAACGGCGACTTGCGCGCCCTCGACGAGTCGGCCGGCGTGCGCGGGCCGCCGCGCCCAGGCATAGGAACAGGCCGGCGCGG
It encodes:
- the LOC133902342 gene encoding NAC domain-containing protein 54-like produces the protein MAPVGLPPGFRFHPTDEELVNYYLKRKIHGLKIELDIIPEVDLYKCEPWELADKSFLPSRDPEWYFFGPRDRKYPNGFRTNRATRAGYWKSTGKDRRVLHHGGRRPIGMKKTLVYYRGRAPQGVRTDWVMHEYRLDDKDAEDTLPIQDTYALCRVFKKNAMGTEVDDLQLQAQCSMALVEGACQQLLASGSQEYQTPSPDVPVGSTSVGADDDADKDDSWMQFISDDAWCSSTADGAEESTSCVALAS